In the Struthio camelus isolate bStrCam1 chromosome 16, bStrCam1.hap1, whole genome shotgun sequence genome, cggcgccccccgcgccgagGGCCCGCggcccgcgggccggggggggctcccAGAGCGGCAGCCCGCGGGCCCGGCACCggctcagcgccgccgccacgtaccgccgcgccgcgcagcccgaCATCCCGCCGGCCGGGCCCACCCCGCCGACAGCCCACAATGCACCGCGCGCgcgcccccacccccgccgcctgCTTCCCGGCGGCCCTCGCGGAGCGCGCTGCGCCGCTCTAGCCATCTGGCGGAGCCGCGCTCTGTGGTGCTCCGTGTCCCCTAGGCGACGGCGGCCGGCCAAGATGGCGTCGTcggtgcgggccgggccgcggctgaggcgggcggcggcggacggCGAGCTGGATGGGCTCCCCGCCGGCCTGCGGGCCGAGCTGGAGGCGGCGCTGGGCTCCGACGGCGCCCTCgtgcccttcagcctgctgcgGCGGCTGCACGGGGCGCTGCGGGAGGCAGGtagggccggggggccgggctaggccgcggccggccccggcccccgttaaccgccgccgcctcccgcaggGTCCCCGCTGTATCTCCACGAGCTCCTGGAAGGCAGCGAGATCGCCCTGCCCGaggtgccggtgccgccgcgggTAGGTGAGGGCCGGAGcgggcccggcggcagccccagccccagctccgacCCTCACGGCAGCTCTCTCCTCCCCCAGAACCCCGAGCTGGTGGCCCGGCTGGAGCGCATCAAGGCCCGGCTGGCCAACGAGGAGTACCGGCGGATGACCCGCAATGTCACCGGCCAGGTGAGTGCTGCGGCTGGCACTCGGGATGCGCTCCCCAGCTGCTctgccacccccaaaaggcaggCTGCAAAAACCCATCTATTAAAAAAACCACATGAACCCACCCAGGCTGCCAAATCAGTGTTATCCCCAAACCAGCTGAAGCTGACTTGAAGGACAGGAGAGGCTGGATGACCTTTTGATCTCTACTTTAAGTTCTAATTATCTGAGGCTCCTGGAGTTATGCCGTGTGTATGTGGGCATCCTCTGGTATCCGTTCAGGAATCATTCCTTAAAAGCATAACAGGTGGCAATGTGACAGACAGTAAAGGAAATTTTCCCAGTAGAATGAATAAAATAGAGGGGGGATGTGAGCAGGGATTAGAAATCATCCCTTTTCAGTGTCACAGACTGACCACAAGCACAAATCCAGAGGAAACCCAGGCTTTATGAAACCGCTTCTCAGCTACAGCATGTCTCACCACTGCTAGAGCCCCACAGAAGCCGGCTATGTTTCTGAATGAGTTGTTCAGACAGGATATTATATCGGAATCACTTctgttattaaaatataatacAACACAAGTTGTTTTAATCCTTTATTTTAGGAGCTGAACCGGTACGGGACATTGGCCGACTTTGGGAGGCAAGGTGAGTGACTGCCTCTCCTGCTGACACCAGGCAGTGTGTACCTACAGGCAGAAAAATCAGTCTTGGGAACTGTCACATCACTAGTTGTGTGTATGTTGTTGACATACAACAGCCGTCCCTGCTCCAAGCTGCAGTATCTCACTGGATGGCTTTAATGCACGAAAGCATTCCTTGAGTAAAGGAGCAGCCCACGTGTAGTTCTTACTGGTATTTCGGGAGGCATAAAGCATGTGAATTCAGGAGTATTCTTGTAGCCAAACTGAGGCAGCCACTGGCAGATTCAGTTAGCAGGATTATAGCTTGTCCCAAACTCTTCTCTCTGAGGCTACTTAACAAGCAGCTTCTAGCCTTTCCTAAAAATCACCAtctttcccccttctctccaGTTCGATCTGTTAAAGCTGTGGTCATCACCATATTCAACTTCATTGTCACCGTGGCAGCCGCGTTTGCCTGCACGTACCTGGGCAGCCAGTACATCTTTGCCGAGACGGCTGCGGTGAGTGAGCGTGTCGTAGAGGCCAGACCGGAGCAGCAGACGCACTCCctggcaccaggcagcagcctgagcACATGCGTGGGGTCACTTAACTCTCTCTCTTTGTGTCCCCAGCGCATCCTGTCAGCAGTAATTGTGGCCTCAGTGGTTGGCTTGGCCGAGTTGTATGTGATGGTGCGGACCCTCGAAGGGGACCTCGGGAAACTATGACTGTGCGTTTCCCTGCGAACTGCGACCCTCATGCTGGAGGCTTTTGCCCTCCCCAGGAGCCATTTATTTTGGGCAGGTTTGTCTTTGGGCTACCAAATGTTTGTACCTGCTCCTGTTACCAGGAAAACTGCTGCATTCCTCAGGCCTCATCCTTTGCTTGCCTGCTCCTCACCTTCCTGAAATGAATCATGGATTAAAGATCTTGTGGCAGCAGAACAGAAGAACCAACAGCAGTGGACTCATACTATGCCAGTATAGAGAGGAGTGTCAGCGACTGCTGTTACAGTTCTTTTCTGaagttgctgtcttttttttttttggaataaatatgTTGTGTTTATGTTTGCAATCTTCTTCCTGCCTGACAGAAGAGTTCTGTTGCTATGCAGCCCACTGGCCTGGCATCTAAAAGACACCACAGAGAGCTGTGAATCTTTCTCCCTCTTTATCCTGTTCCATCTCCAGCAGAAATCAATGCCCTCAGGTGGCCTGTTCTTACTGCTCCTACCTGGCCCCTTGCCCGCTTTAGGGAGAGCGTTACTCACTTGTGACCAGCATGGCAGTTACATGACCCATCTCATATTTGGTGGCAAGTACACTTCCCCTCCGCGCAGACCTGTTCAGGAGAACAACAGTGTctaatgcagcagcactgcaggcgCATTGGGGTTTCAGCCTCGTCTCCAGCGGCTCAGCAGACAGACGTACCCTTTGTGTAGCTTACACTGTGTTCCTGTTCAGGGAGAAGTCGCGCTGGGAGCTGCCGCCTCTCTTGATCCATGGTCCTGTGACTGTCAGTGCCAAAAAGAAAGTTGGGTCCCGGAGGAGGAGCCCCCGTCATAGCAGCCTGCCAGAGCAGCACCGTGGAGTGCGGCAGGGCGCCCGCCAGCAGAGCCGGCAGCTTGCCTTCCCTGCGCTGGCAAGCTGCTTCCCCTCAGCCACGGGACTGGGGCAGAAACTTGGGCTGCCATGGAGAAGTGCTCGCCCTTTTCTGTTGCCATCCAGCACCGGTGTCCCATGGGGGGCCGAGTACCTGCTCTGTGCTGAGCTGGCTCGGGAAAACCCTCCTCGCCCACATAGGCCCCAGCTGGTCTCTCCCTGCCAGCAAGCGGAAGCTGGGGTTTGTCCCTCAACTCAGAGGCCGAGGGACCCCAAGGGCTTTGCCAGAGCATTCAGGGGTCCCAGATGGGTCAAAGCAAGGCCCCAGACCTGACTGCAAGGTGCAGCTCCGTTCCAAGGCTGTCCCTGCCACCAGCAATCACTTAAACCTAGCGGGAAGAGTGGCTCAGTGCAGAGCTTCCTGGGTGCCTTGGAGCAGAGAGTTGAACCAGCTCAGTGCACTAGTGGCCCTGCAGTGGGGAGAGGGGCCAGTGGCACTGCCCACCCTGGGCACTGTGGGCTAGGACACCTGCTGAGCAGGCAACgtgccagagctggacacagtgaTTAATGTTCTGATGGCAGCTAAACCCCTCTGCAAACATGCTTTAATATCCGATACGGGGAGATCGGCCCAGCACCTGCGAACGTGCCTGCGGATTAGGGGCGGCTGCGCCACAATCATCCGCGGATACTGCCTCAGATTAAggtatttttctgaaagattaGTTGGTATTAGGGGGCTGATGGGGAGCCGGCCCCGCCACAGCCTCACCGGCATTTAGGATATTGGATGGCATCGCAGGGACCTGAAGGAGCCGGCAGTAA is a window encoding:
- the TMEM199 gene encoding transmembrane protein 199, which gives rise to MASSVRAGPRLRRAAADGELDGLPAGLRAELEAALGSDGALVPFSLLRRLHGALREAGSPLYLHELLEGSEIALPEVPVPPRNPELVARLERIKARLANEEYRRMTRNVTGQELNRYGTLADFGRQVRSVKAVVITIFNFIVTVAAAFACTYLGSQYIFAETAARILSAVIVASVVGLAELYVMVRTLEGDLGKL